In Altererythrobacter rubellus, the following are encoded in one genomic region:
- the crtD gene encoding 1-hydroxycarotenoid 3,4-desaturase CrtD, with the protein MNAGVVVIGAGMGGLACATLLAARGERVTVIEKDSWVGGKARRVSLDGAEIDGGPTVFTLRDVFDGIFRAAGAELDDYVTTRRAGVLARHAWDDSAYLDLHADPQRSEEAIGDFAGAEAAAGFRAFRQEARSIYASLNDTMMRAPKPATPLSLVWRMGLSNVAGFMGTHPYVSLWNALGKHFGDQRLRQLFARYSTYCGSSPFNAPATLMLIAHVEAMGVWLIDGGMAALAKALQDLSKSQGATYRLGTAVERIDVTGGRASGVILANGERIAADAVIANADPAAIASGLFGQNASRAVSQFGTSKRSLSAFVWYAKARAQSFPLVRHNVFFSPDYPREFLDIAAGTPPSDPTAYVCALDRDPGRGEAPGRTERFQIIVNAPANGDNHCYTPEEIDQCTKAMMRSLTRCGLKLDDPFTHEVATPNTFEKLWPSTGGALYGRASHGWAASFRRQGTLTKIPGLYCAGGSTHPGAGVPMAALSGQLAAARVLQDLASMRKSHPVVMGGGMSTPSAQTGSTG; encoded by the coding sequence TTGAACGCTGGGGTAGTCGTTATCGGTGCAGGCATGGGCGGTTTGGCCTGTGCAACGCTATTGGCTGCTCGCGGCGAACGCGTAACCGTCATCGAAAAAGACAGCTGGGTCGGCGGAAAAGCACGCCGAGTCTCACTCGATGGCGCGGAAATCGATGGCGGCCCGACGGTCTTCACTCTGCGTGACGTGTTCGATGGAATTTTTCGTGCCGCAGGTGCGGAGCTTGATGACTACGTCACCACTCGCCGCGCAGGAGTCCTCGCGCGCCACGCTTGGGATGACAGCGCCTATCTTGATCTTCATGCCGATCCGCAGCGCAGCGAAGAAGCGATCGGCGATTTCGCAGGCGCCGAGGCCGCAGCAGGATTTAGAGCCTTCCGTCAAGAAGCCCGCTCCATATATGCCTCGCTTAATGACACAATGATGCGCGCGCCCAAGCCGGCTACGCCGCTGTCGCTGGTCTGGCGTATGGGTCTGAGCAATGTTGCCGGCTTCATGGGTACGCATCCTTACGTCAGCCTATGGAACGCGCTCGGCAAGCATTTTGGTGACCAACGCCTGCGTCAGCTGTTCGCGCGCTATTCGACATATTGCGGCTCATCGCCTTTCAATGCGCCTGCGACACTTATGCTGATCGCGCATGTCGAGGCTATGGGCGTGTGGTTGATCGACGGCGGGATGGCGGCGCTGGCGAAGGCGCTGCAGGATTTGAGCAAAAGCCAGGGTGCCACGTACCGGCTCGGAACGGCAGTCGAGCGGATAGATGTCACTGGTGGTCGCGCTTCTGGAGTTATCCTGGCAAATGGCGAACGCATCGCCGCAGACGCGGTTATCGCCAACGCTGATCCTGCAGCCATCGCGAGCGGACTTTTCGGCCAGAATGCTTCACGCGCAGTTTCACAATTTGGAACGAGCAAGCGCTCGCTCTCCGCCTTTGTCTGGTACGCCAAGGCGCGGGCTCAAAGCTTCCCGTTAGTGCGCCATAATGTGTTCTTTTCGCCGGATTACCCGCGCGAATTCCTCGATATCGCGGCAGGTACACCGCCGAGCGATCCAACCGCTTATGTATGCGCGCTGGACCGCGACCCAGGGCGGGGCGAAGCGCCCGGCCGCACAGAGCGTTTCCAGATAATCGTCAACGCACCCGCCAATGGCGACAACCACTGTTATACTCCCGAGGAGATCGACCAATGCACCAAAGCGATGATGCGCAGCCTGACACGTTGCGGGCTGAAGCTGGACGATCCGTTCACCCACGAAGTGGCGACGCCGAACACGTTCGAGAAGCTTTGGCCCTCAACCGGAGGAGCGCTTTATGGACGAGCCTCGCACGGATGGGCGGCATCCTTCCGCCGGCAGGGAACGCTTACGAAGATCCCTGGGCTTTATTGCGCGGGCGGCAGCACCCATCCGGGGGCGGGAGTGCCAATGGCGGCCTTGTCCGGGCAACTGGCAGCAGCGAGAGTGTTGCAAGACCTTGCTTCGATGCGGAAATCGCACCCGGTGGTTATGGGTGGTGGTATGTCGACGCCATCAGCGCAGACGGGAAGCACGGGCTGA
- a CDS encoding chlorophyllide a reductase iron protein subunit X: MTMLDTQALRNEAAQEPDPVHTGEVTSETQVIAIYGKGGSGKSFALSNLSYMMAQQGKRVLLIGCDPKSDTTSLLFGGKSCPTIIETSSKKKLAGEEVTIEDVCFQRDGVFAMELGGPEVGRGCGGRGIIHGFELLEKLGFHEWGFDYVLLDFLGDVVCGGFGLPIARDMCQKVIVVGSNDLQSLYVANNVCQAVEYFRKMGGNVGVAGMIVNKDDGTGEAAAFAKAVDIPVLTAIPADEDIRRKSANYQIIGKPGGEWSGLFEQLAENVAKAPPRQPAPLDQDGLLGLFSPEDTGGDVKLVPATQADMRGGTFEPKPSLEVIYDEV; the protein is encoded by the coding sequence ATGACAATGCTTGATACTCAAGCCTTAAGGAATGAGGCGGCTCAGGAGCCGGACCCCGTCCACACAGGCGAAGTGACCAGCGAAACGCAAGTTATCGCGATTTACGGCAAGGGGGGCTCTGGGAAGAGCTTTGCCTTGTCGAACCTCAGCTACATGATGGCGCAGCAAGGCAAACGTGTGCTGCTTATCGGATGTGACCCCAAGTCTGACACTACCAGCCTGTTGTTTGGCGGCAAGAGCTGCCCAACCATCATTGAAACTTCCTCGAAGAAAAAGCTTGCGGGTGAAGAAGTCACTATCGAAGACGTATGTTTCCAGCGTGACGGCGTCTTTGCGATGGAGCTTGGCGGACCTGAGGTCGGTCGCGGCTGCGGCGGGCGCGGGATCATCCACGGCTTCGAGTTGCTGGAAAAGCTCGGCTTCCATGAATGGGGTTTCGACTACGTCCTGTTGGATTTTCTGGGCGACGTAGTTTGCGGCGGTTTCGGCCTGCCGATTGCACGCGATATGTGCCAGAAAGTGATTGTCGTCGGCTCGAACGATTTGCAATCGCTCTATGTCGCAAACAATGTCTGCCAAGCGGTCGAATACTTCCGCAAGATGGGTGGCAATGTCGGTGTTGCCGGCATGATAGTAAACAAGGACGACGGTACTGGAGAGGCGGCAGCCTTCGCGAAGGCGGTCGACATTCCCGTGCTGACAGCAATTCCGGCAGATGAAGATATCCGCCGCAAATCCGCCAATTATCAGATCATCGGAAAGCCAGGCGGCGAATGGAGTGGGCTGTTTGAACAGCTAGCTGAAAACGTTGCCAAGGCGCCGCCGCGCCAACCTGCTCCCTTAGACCAGGACGGGTTGCTTGGCCTCTTCTCCCCCGAAGACACTGGAGGCGATGTCAAACTCGTTCCGGCGACCCAGGCCGATATGCGCGGCGGCACTTTTGAGCCGAAGCCCAGCCTCGAAGTTATTTACGATGAGGTGTGA
- a CDS encoding methyltransferase, whose product MSRSEGKQASLWKQRWVAWRNSVLSNPRFQQWAARNWFLRPFARRKAAELFDLVAGFTYTQTLLAMVESGLLKRLAEAPTDVSEAAQVADLSKGAAERLLRAAAALKLAQEVSPGLWMLGERGASLIPQEGAQAMILHHTLLYRDLADPMALLRQNREQPTELSEFWRYAARADADAEPSEMVAPYSELMAVSQGMVADEVLRSYRFNGVSSVLDVGGGHGAFASALAAKHQQMLIGIFDLPGVVEGARARLDSGFEFHEGDFFCDPLPQGYDCISLVRILHDHDDAQAHRLLAAARAALKPGGRLVIAEPMADTRGAKNMGDAYFGLYLWAMRSGRPRTRMELYKMLRAAGFRDFRAIKTGQPLITSLTVAFA is encoded by the coding sequence ATGTCTCGCTCCGAAGGCAAGCAAGCATCATTGTGGAAGCAGCGTTGGGTCGCTTGGCGCAACAGCGTGCTGAGCAACCCGCGCTTCCAGCAATGGGCCGCAAGGAATTGGTTCTTGCGTCCGTTCGCGCGGCGAAAGGCGGCTGAACTGTTCGATCTCGTGGCAGGTTTCACATACACGCAGACGCTTCTCGCCATGGTCGAGAGCGGATTGCTGAAGCGGCTCGCCGAAGCTCCAACCGATGTGAGTGAAGCGGCACAAGTAGCGGATCTGAGCAAGGGGGCTGCTGAACGTTTGCTGCGCGCAGCAGCTGCGCTGAAGCTCGCTCAAGAGGTATCACCGGGTTTGTGGATGCTGGGCGAGAGAGGCGCGTCGCTTATTCCGCAGGAAGGCGCGCAGGCGATGATCCTGCATCACACGCTCCTTTATCGTGATCTGGCGGATCCGATGGCTTTGCTACGCCAGAATCGCGAACAGCCGACAGAACTATCCGAATTCTGGCGCTATGCGGCACGCGCCGATGCAGATGCAGAGCCATCTGAGATGGTTGCCCCCTATTCCGAACTGATGGCAGTTTCGCAGGGCATGGTCGCTGATGAAGTGCTGCGGTCCTATCGCTTTAATGGCGTAAGCTCGGTACTCGACGTCGGTGGGGGACATGGCGCGTTCGCAAGTGCCTTAGCGGCAAAGCATCAGCAAATGCTGATTGGCATTTTCGATTTGCCGGGCGTTGTTGAAGGCGCACGCGCCCGCCTCGACTCCGGGTTCGAGTTTCATGAAGGTGACTTCTTCTGCGATCCGCTACCGCAAGGCTATGATTGCATCTCGCTGGTCCGGATCCTGCATGATCATGACGATGCGCAGGCACATCGCCTTCTCGCTGCGGCTCGTGCTGCGCTTAAGCCTGGCGGGCGACTCGTCATCGCGGAGCCAATGGCGGATACCCGCGGTGCAAAAAATATGGGCGATGCTTATTTCGGACTCTATCTGTGGGCAATGCGATCAGGGCGCCCACGCACGCGGATGGAGCTATACAAGATGCTGAGAGCCGCAGGATTCCGGGATTTTCGAGCTATCAAGACGGGGCAGCCGCTCATCACCAGCCTGACTGTCGCATTTGCCTGA
- the bchC gene encoding chlorophyll synthesis pathway protein BchC produces the protein MDAIAVILDAPKRLSVRQLSLNPATSSDVIVETVWSGISSGTEKLLWTGEMPRFPGMGYPLVPGYESVGRIVDAAPEFQGRIGEWVFVPGANCFADARGLFGGTANRLIVPSERALTISEDLAEKGVLMALAATALHALAAGDPPELIIGHGVLGRLLARLTIASGAPAPTVWDNKAERREGAIGYECIAPKDDDRHDYSSIYDVSGYAHGLDNLIGRLGKRGEIVLAGFYSDRLSFGFAPAFQAEARLRVAAEWTPEDLASTRALIETGALNLDGLITDVRPASEAETAYPTAFTEIDCLKMVLDWSSYE, from the coding sequence ATGGACGCGATCGCGGTGATTCTTGATGCGCCAAAACGGCTGTCTGTAAGGCAGTTGTCGCTGAATCCCGCGACCTCATCAGACGTTATCGTTGAAACCGTGTGGAGCGGGATCAGCAGTGGCACGGAGAAGCTCTTGTGGACCGGCGAAATGCCGCGTTTCCCCGGCATGGGGTATCCGCTTGTGCCGGGTTACGAGTCTGTCGGCCGCATTGTCGATGCCGCGCCTGAATTCCAAGGACGCATTGGTGAATGGGTGTTTGTACCGGGTGCGAACTGCTTTGCTGACGCGCGCGGATTGTTTGGTGGAACCGCAAACCGCTTAATCGTCCCATCCGAGCGCGCGCTCACCATTTCTGAAGATCTGGCCGAAAAAGGCGTGCTGATGGCACTGGCCGCTACAGCGCTGCACGCGCTGGCCGCTGGCGATCCACCTGAACTTATTATTGGCCATGGCGTTCTGGGGCGTTTGCTTGCCCGACTTACCATCGCGTCAGGCGCACCTGCTCCCACAGTTTGGGATAACAAGGCCGAGCGCCGCGAAGGCGCAATTGGCTACGAATGTATCGCGCCCAAGGACGACGATCGACACGACTACAGCTCGATATATGACGTTAGCGGCTATGCTCACGGGCTTGACAATCTGATCGGGCGGCTGGGCAAACGCGGCGAGATCGTTCTTGCTGGATTCTATTCGGACCGGCTTAGCTTCGGCTTCGCCCCCGCATTCCAGGCAGAGGCGCGCTTGCGCGTGGCAGCTGAATGGACCCCTGAGGACTTGGCTTCGACTCGAGCGCTAATCGAAACCGGGGCTCTCAACCTTGATGGCCTGATCACTGACGTTCGTCCCGCGAGTGAAGCTGAAACGGCTTATCCCACAGCATTCACTGAAATCGACTGTCTCAAGATGGTGTTGGACTGGAGCAGCTACGAATGA